GCGAACCCGGCAATCCGGCCTTCACCGGCGCCGATGGCAGCGGCAAGGTCTGGCGCGACCAGGGAACCTGCCGCTGAGGCCCGGCGACCGGCCTGCCACTGGCGGGCCGGTCGCCAACTCCTTAGCATTCCTCCATTGCGCAACGCGGCGGGAATGCACCCATGAGTGAACATCATGCCCTGCCAGCCTCGGGTTCGAGGCTGGCATTGGGGGACAAGGTCTACAACACGCCGGTGGAGGTCACCCTGGCCGTGATCGGCGGCAAGTGGAAGGCCCTGCTGCTCTACCACCTGATTCCGGGCACCCGGCGATTCTCCGAGCTGCGCCGTCTGGTGCCGGACATCACCGAGAAGGTGCTGGCCCAGCAACTGCGGGAGCTGGAGCGGGACGGGGTGGTGGTCCGCGCCGTCTACGCCGAAATGCCGCCCCGGGTGGAGTACAGCCTGACGGAGCACGGCCTGAGCCTGCGTCCGGTGCTGGATGCCATGTGCGCCTGGGGCAAGTGCCACTGGCAGCAGCAGGGCTAGTCCCGGCGTTCTCCCGCCCCCGAAACGAAGAACCCCGCCGACCGGCGGGGTTCTTTTTCAGCGTCGTACCACTCAGGCCGCTTCAGCCTCGGCCTGGCTCAGGGCGCGGTTCAGCGCGCTGAACAGGGCACGGAAGCTGGCGGTGGTGAGGTTCTCGTCGATGCCGATGCCGTGCAGTGCACGACCGCCATTGACCCGCAGCTCGATGTACGCGGCGGCCTTGGCGTTTGTGCCGGCGCCGATGGCATGCTCGGAGTAGTCCATCACCTCCACCTTCACCGGCAGGCTGGCCACCAGGGCCTCCAGCGGGCCCTTGCCCATGCCGCGCAGGTGCTGGGTGTCGCCCTTGACCTGGACTTCGATATCCACCGCGCTGGTGCCGTTCTCCTCCTGCAGGCGATGGCCTTTCAGGGTGTAGGGCGTGGTCGCCTGCAGGTACTCGCTGTCCAGCAGGGCGTAGATCTGCTCGGCGGTCATCTCCAGGCCGAGACGGTCGGTCTCCTTCTGCACCACCTGGCTGAACTCGATCTGCATGCGGCGGGGCAGGCTGATGCCGTACTCCTGCTCCAGCAGGAAGGTGATGCCGCCCTTGCCGGACTGGCTGTTGACGCGGATGACCGCCTCGTAGCTGCGGCCGATGTCGGCCGGGTCGATCGGCAGGTAGGGCACTTCCCAGAGGGCGTCGTCCTGCTGCTGGGCGAAGCCCTTGCGGATGGCGTCCTGGTGGGAGCCGGAGAAGGCGGTGTGCACCAGGTCGCCCACATAGGGATGACGCGGGTGGACCGGCAGCTGGTTGCACTCCTCCACCACCTTGCGCACGGCGTCGATGTCGGAGAAGTCCAGCTGCGGGTGCAGGCCCTGGGTGTACATGTTCAGCGCCAGGGTCACCAGGTCGACGTTGCCGGTACGCTCGCCGTTGCCGAACAGGCAGCCTTCCACGCGGTCGGCACCGGCCATCAGGCCCAGCTCGGTGGCGGCCACGCCGGTACCCCGGTCATTGTGGGTGTGCAGGCTGATGATCACCGAGTCGCGGCGGCTGATGCGGCGGCCGAACCACTCGATCTGGTCGGCGTACACGTTCGGGGTGGCGCATTCCACGGTGGCCGGCAGGTTGAGGATGATCTTCTTCTCGGGAGTGGGCTGCCAGACGCCGATCACGGCGTCGCAGACCTCGACGGCGAAGTCCAGCTCGGTGGAGCTGAAGATCTCCGGCGAGTACTGGAAGGTCCAGTCGGTTTCCGGCTGCTTGGCGGCCAGTTCGCGGATCAGGGTGGCGGCCTTCACGGCGATGTCGACCACGCCGGCCTTGTCCTGGTTGAAGACGATGCGGCGGAAGGACGGCGCGGTGGCGTTGTAGACGTGGACGATGGCTTTCTTCGCGCCCTTCAGGGACTCGAAGGTGCGGGTGATCAGGTCCTCGCGGGCCTGGGTCAGCACCTGGATGGTCACGTCATCGGGAATGTGGCCGCCCTCGATCAGTTCGCGGACGAAGTTGAAGTCGGTATCGGAGGCGGAGGGGAAGGCCACCTCGATCTCCTTCAGGCCCACCTGCACCAGGGTCTTGAAGAACCGCATCTTCTTCTGCGCGTCCATCGGCTCGATCAGCGACTGGTTGCCGTCGCGCAGGTCGGAGCTGCACCAGATCGGCACTTCGGTGATGGTCTTCGACGGCCAGGTACGGTCCGGCAGGTCGATGGCGGGGAAGGCGCGGTACTTCTTGGACGGATCTTTCAGCATGGTCATGGGACGAATCCTTGTTCTGCGGGCCGCAGGCGGGCGGCCTGATTGCGAGTGGGGTGTGCGCGGCGGGGGGATTCAGCTACGCAGTCGCGGGCTGACCAGTCGCAGGCAGGCGTGTTGACGCAGGAGGATGAGGGTATGTGCGGTTTTCATAGGGGCTAACCCTATTCATCGTGAGTGAATATGGCAAGCATCCCAGAAAAAATGGTGAAAAAGAGCGCAAGAATCTGCAAGTGAGTTATTTATTGCGGAAGCTTTGCGTATTTCTTGATTGAGTTGCGCTTGGTGTTGGGGCGCGCGGAAGTCCCCCCACGAATCACCCTGGATCAGGCAATTCGTGGGCAGGCAGGACTCAATCAGCGGCGGGCAGGCGCAGGGCGCGCATGTCGGCGCCGCTCGGGTGCTGGAATACCCGCAGGCCGAACTCCGGCAGGATTGCCAGCAGGTGGTCGAAGATGTCCGACTGGATGGCCTCGTAGCGGGCCCAGGCGGTGGTGTTGGTGAAGCAGTAGAGCTCCAGGGGCAGGCCGTCGGCGGTGGGCGCCATCTGCCGCACCAGCAGGGTCATGTCCTTGCGGATATCCGGGGTTTCCCGCAGGTAATGCTCGACGTAGGCGCGGAAGGTGCCGAGGTTGGTCAGCTGGCGGCTGTTGATCGGCAGGCGATGGGGCTCGGCCAGTTGGCTGTTCCAGGACAGCAGCTCGCTTTCCTTGGCCTTGAGGTAGCCGTCCAGCAATCGAACGCCGTGCAGCCGCGCGATCTCGTCCCGGTCCAGGAAGCGCACGCTGTTCTGGTCCAGATAGAGGGAGCGCTTGATTCGGCGCCCGCCGGACTCCTGCATGCCGCGCCAGTTCTTGAACGAGTCGGTGATGAAGCGCTTGGTGGGAATGGTGGTGATGGTCTTGTCCCAGTTCTGCACCTTCACCGTGTGCAGGGCGATGTCGATCACATCGCCGTCGGCATTCAGCTGGGGCATCTCCACCCAGTCGCCAACGCGGATGATGTCGTTGGAGGTGATCTGCACGCTGGCCACCAGGGACAGCAGCGTGTCCTGGAAGATCAGCAGCAGCACCGCGGCCATGGCGCCCAGGCCGGACAGCAGGATCAGCGGCGAGCGGTCGATCAGGCTGGCGATCATCAGGATGGTGGCGATGGCGAAGATGGCGATCTTCAGCACCTGGATGTAGCCCTTGATGGGGCGCAGGTGGGCGTCCTTGCGGCGCTGGTAGAGGCTGTTGACGATATTCAGCGCGGCGCTGAGCGCCAGGGCGATGGTGAGGATGATGAAGGCGGTGCAGACATTGGTGATCACCTCCACCAGGGCGCCGGGAAGGTTCGGCACCACCTTGACGCCGAAGGCCAGCACCAGGGCCGGCACCACATTGGCCAGGCGCTTGATCAGCCCGTGGTCCTGGATCTGCGCGCCGGTGAGGCGGAACAGGCCGCGCAGGAGGATGCGCCGCACGATCCAGTTGGACAGCCACGCCAGGAAGAGGAGTACGGAGGTGCTGACGATGGTGTGCAGTTCCTGATGCTGCCGCAGCCAGTCCAGCCAGTGGGTGATTTCGCCTTGCATGGGCTGTTCCCTTCAATGATCCGATTGGGTGGGCGCGTGCCCGGGAACCGCGGGACCTTAGCAAATCATTCTTTCGGTCCAAACCTCGGGATGTAAGCGCGGGTGTCGGCGCGGTTCCCGTCTGCGGTGGCGCGTGGCTCAGGGTTTATAGGCGCCGATGAAAATGGCCGGGTCCACCCGCACGTCATTTAGGCTGACGTTCCAGTGCATGTGCGGCCCGGTGGCGCGGCCGGTGGCGCCGACCCGCCCGAGCACGCCGCCACGGGGCAATGCTTGGCCGAGCTTCACGTCGACCTTCGACAGGTGGCAGAACATGCTGATCAGCCCCTGGCCGTGGTCGACGAACACGGTCTTGCCATTGAAGAAGTAGTCGCCGATGAGGATCACCTTGCCGGCAGCCGGCGCCTTGATGGGGGTTCCCGCGCCGACGGCGAAATCCAGGCCGGAGTGCGGGTTGCGCTCCTCGCCATTGAAGAAGCGACGCAGGCCGAACGGGCTGGAGAGGGGGCCGTTCACCGGTTTGTCGAACAGCAGGTTGCTCGGGGTGCCGGCGCTGAAGCTGCGGTAGGCGCGGGTCTGCTCGGCCAGCTCGCGATCGATGCGCTTGAGGTCTTCCGGTAGCGGGTTCACCTGTCGGGTATTGGCCAGTTTGATGTGCTGCTCGCGGTAGCTGCGCGAGCCGACCTCGAAGGACAGCGTGCGGCCGTCGCCGACCTCGATCCGCTGCTGCCCGGCCCCTGTGCCCAGGGGAATTCCGACGATGGCGATCCAGTCGCGGTTCTCCTCCTTGATCACCAGCACCGGCTTGCCCTGGAAGCGCGCCGTGGGGGCCTCGCCGCCGCTGCCGAGCCGAACCACGGCGACGCCGCCGGGCACCGGTTTGTTCAGCAGGCGAGTGATGAAACCTTCCGCCTGGGCGGGGAGGGCGAGGCAGGCGGCGAGCAGGAAGGCGATCAGGCGCATGGTCAATCCAGCAGGGACAGGTTCACGGGAGTCAGGTGGTTGTCCTCGACGCGCACCTCCAGCTCGCCCTCCGCCAGGCGCGCCGTGAGGCGCTGGCCGGTGCGGGTCTGCTCGGCACTGCGAATGGCGTTGCCGCGCTCGTCGAGGAGGATGCTGTAGCCGCGGCCGAGGGTGGCCAGCGGGCTTACCACGTTCAGGGTCTGGGCCAGGGTTTCCAAGCGTTGGCGGTGATCCTTGAGGACCTCGCGGGTCGCGCGGGGCAGGCGATCGGCCAGGCTGTCCAGCTTCTGCCGCAGCAGCGCCAGGGTGCGTCCCGGATGTTGCGCGGCGAGTCGGGTATCCAGTCGCGCCAGCCGCTCCTGGCGAATCTGCCGCTGGCGCTCGAAGGCGCGGCGCAGGCGCATGTCCAGGTCATCCAGGCGCTGGGCTTGCTGGCGCAGGCGTTCACCGGGATGGCGCAGGCGTCGGGCCATGCCGTCCAGGCGCAGGCGTTCGCGGGACAGCTGCTCCCGCATGCGCAGCACCAGGCGCCGCTGCAGGCTGTCGAGGCGGCGTTGCAGGTCGCCGGCGTCCGGTGCCAGCAGT
This genomic window from Pseudomonas furukawaii contains:
- the leuA gene encoding 2-isopropylmalate synthase; translation: MTMLKDPSKKYRAFPAIDLPDRTWPSKTITEVPIWCSSDLRDGNQSLIEPMDAQKKMRFFKTLVQVGLKEIEVAFPSASDTDFNFVRELIEGGHIPDDVTIQVLTQAREDLITRTFESLKGAKKAIVHVYNATAPSFRRIVFNQDKAGVVDIAVKAATLIRELAAKQPETDWTFQYSPEIFSSTELDFAVEVCDAVIGVWQPTPEKKIILNLPATVECATPNVYADQIEWFGRRISRRDSVIISLHTHNDRGTGVAATELGLMAGADRVEGCLFGNGERTGNVDLVTLALNMYTQGLHPQLDFSDIDAVRKVVEECNQLPVHPRHPYVGDLVHTAFSGSHQDAIRKGFAQQQDDALWEVPYLPIDPADIGRSYEAVIRVNSQSGKGGITFLLEQEYGISLPRRMQIEFSQVVQKETDRLGLEMTAEQIYALLDSEYLQATTPYTLKGHRLQEENGTSAVDIEVQVKGDTQHLRGMGKGPLEALVASLPVKVEVMDYSEHAIGAGTNAKAAAYIELRVNGGRALHGIGIDENLTTASFRALFSALNRALSQAEAEAA
- a CDS encoding winged helix-turn-helix transcriptional regulator; the encoded protein is MSEHHALPASGSRLALGDKVYNTPVEVTLAVIGGKWKALLLYHLIPGTRRFSELRRLVPDITEKVLAQQLRELERDGVVVRAVYAEMPPRVEYSLTEHGLSLRPVLDAMCAWGKCHWQQQG
- a CDS encoding peptidoglycan DD-metalloendopeptidase family protein — encoded protein: MRLIAFLLAACLALPAQAEGFITRLLNKPVPGGVAVVRLGSGGEAPTARFQGKPVLVIKEENRDWIAIVGIPLGTGAGQQRIEVGDGRTLSFEVGSRSYREQHIKLANTRQVNPLPEDLKRIDRELAEQTRAYRSFSAGTPSNLLFDKPVNGPLSSPFGLRRFFNGEERNPHSGLDFAVGAGTPIKAPAAGKVILIGDYFFNGKTVFVDHGQGLISMFCHLSKVDVKLGQALPRGGVLGRVGATGRATGPHMHWNVSLNDVRVDPAIFIGAYKP
- a CDS encoding mechanosensitive ion channel family protein, whose amino-acid sequence is MQGEITHWLDWLRQHQELHTIVSTSVLLFLAWLSNWIVRRILLRGLFRLTGAQIQDHGLIKRLANVVPALVLAFGVKVVPNLPGALVEVITNVCTAFIILTIALALSAALNIVNSLYQRRKDAHLRPIKGYIQVLKIAIFAIATILMIASLIDRSPLILLSGLGAMAAVLLLIFQDTLLSLVASVQITSNDIIRVGDWVEMPQLNADGDVIDIALHTVKVQNWDKTITTIPTKRFITDSFKNWRGMQESGGRRIKRSLYLDQNSVRFLDRDEIARLHGVRLLDGYLKAKESELLSWNSQLAEPHRLPINSRQLTNLGTFRAYVEHYLRETPDIRKDMTLLVRQMAPTADGLPLELYCFTNTTAWARYEAIQSDIFDHLLAILPEFGLRVFQHPSGADMRALRLPAAD